A genome region from Trichoderma asperellum chromosome 7, complete sequence includes the following:
- a CDS encoding uncharacterized protein (EggNog:ENOG41~TransMembrane:12 (i21-49o69-88i95-115o121-143i155-177o189-210i288-310o322-343i355-374o394-420i432-456o462-482i)): MGGFRAVEDRPTPKEVYNWRLYFEAAVIATGSLLFGYDGAFLGTTIARASFKKDFNILPADASSISSNITSAFQAGAFFGAIFCFFITEKIGRKWALFTSNVVFLIGAVIMTAATHSLSNIYAGRVLTGLACGGITATVPSYIAELSIPSIRGILTGLFEIAYQIGSVIGFWINYGINQNMDQSSTASWRIPMAVQIIPCGMLLLGAVFLHESPLWLFRNDKVEEGTKALEQIRQLPRDHQYIQEDIQMIRSRLMEEANIASRYGTGSWALFRGALYELSRKGMRNRVILVFCSFALQNMSGAAAINYYSPTLFASLGITDVSLYTGIYGLVKAVASIIFYVFLIDIWGRRHPTILSSIACSLCLWFIGAYVKIGHPADIIKAGQQLSSSTATGGRAATAMIMIYSVFWSFGLNGIPWIVAAEIFPGALRNFSGTWAALCQWLTQFVITKALPYIFASLGYGTWFFFASWMLLATIWAFFFLPETKGKTLDEIDVIFGYAEDRRQFFPETSNADITKEDAEVFTKE, from the exons ATGGGTGGATTTCGTGCCGTTGAAGATCGGCCAACGCCGAAAGAGGTGTACAACTGGCGGTTGTATTTTGAGGCTGCAGTCATTGCTACCGGTTCTCTACT CTTTGGCTATGATGGCGCATTTCTCGGAACGACAATTGCTCGCGcaagttttaaaaaggactttaatattttaccGGCCGATGCGAGTAGCATTTCGAGTAACATCACTTCTGCTTTCCAAGCGGGTGCTTTCTTTGGGGCcattttttgcttcttta TCACCGAAAAAATAGGTCGCAAGTGGGCGCTTTTCACTTCCAATGTGGTATTCCTTATTGGTGCAGTCATTATGACGGCTGCAACACACTCACTATCGAACATCT ATGCTGGTCGAGTTCTAACCGGGCTTGCCTGCGGTGGAATCACCGCCACCGTTCCAAGCTACATTGCCGAGCTTTCCATCCCTTCTATTCGCGGTATACTCACTGGCCTTTTCGAAATTGCGTATCAAATTGGATCTGTCATTGGCTTTTGGATCAACTACGGAATCAATCAGAATATGGACCAAAGCTCAACAGCTTCATGGCGCATTCCCATGGCCGTTCAAATTATCCCCTGcggcatgctgctgcttggagcCGTGTTTCTACACGAAAGTCCTCTATGGCTCTTTCGAAATGATAAAGTCGAAGAAGGAACAAAGGCTCTGGAACAAATTCGCCAGCTCCCACGCGATCATCAGT ACATACAAGAAGACATACAAATGATCCGAAGTCGCCTGATGGAGGAAGCCAACATCGCGAGTAGATACGGCACTGGGTCATGGGCACTCTTCCGTGGGGCTCTGTACGAATTATCTCGCAAGGGCATGCGCAATCGTGTCATTCTCGTATTCTGCTCTTTTGCCCTGCAAAATATGTCTGGAGCAGCAG ctattaattactattcGCCTACACTATTTGCCTCATTGGGTATTACAGATGTCTCTCTCTACACTGGCATCTATGGCCTTGTCAAGGCAGTTGCTTCAATAATTTTCTACGTCTTCTTAATCGATATATGGGGCCGCCGACATCCGACTATTCTCTCATCAATTGCTTGCTCACTCTGTCTTTGGTTTATCGGTGCATATGTCAAGATTGGACATCCAGCCGACATCATCAAAGCCGGACAGCAGCTTTCATCATCCACTGCAACTGGTGGCAGGGCTGCAACTGCTATGATCATGATATATTCTGTCTT ctggTCCTTCGGACTTAATGGAATTCCTTGGATTGTTGCGGCCGAAATCTTCCCAGGAGCTTTACGTAACTTTTCTGGAACATGGGCGGCACTCTGCCAATG GCTCACTCAGTTCGTTATTACGAAGGCACTGCCATATATCTTTGCCTCTCTAGGCTATGGCACCTGGTTCTTCTTCGCGTCCTGGATGCTACTTGCAACTATTtgggctttcttctttcttccagaGACGAAAGGCAAGACTTTGGATGAAATTGACGTTATTTT TGGATATGCCGAAGACAGAAGACAATTCTTCCCAGAGACATCAAATGCCGACATTACCAAGGAAGATGCAGAAGTATTCACAAAGGAGTAa
- a CDS encoding uncharacterized protein (EggNog:ENOG41~SECRETED:SignalP(1-19)), with protein sequence MAFKYMLVAALAALPAAFASPIELETRGCTYGGPYENFPPMSSWLPWTTVFGLYEQSMVNAGSSWDDVGRINVAISQAAASIGVDERVILAIILQESSGYVGVECTGGDDCGLMQCEGCPSFQGQNELPQSDTSAMINGGTQHFKANLVDFGDLWDVSSIYPALREYNSGSVDNNDLSVAAGGFGVPCYVSDIARRMMGQVF encoded by the exons ATGGCTTTCAAGTACATGCTCGTCGCCGCCCTGGCTGCTCTGCCTGCCGCCTTTGCCTCTCCCATCGAGCTTGAGACCCGGGGCTGTACCTACGGCGGACCTTACGAAAACTTTCCTCCCATGAGCTCTTGGCTGCCCTGGACCACTGTCTTTGGCTTGTACGAGCAGTCGATGGTCAACGCAGGCTCCAGTTGGGACGATGTCGGCCGTATCAACGTGGCTATTAGCCAAGCTGCCGCTAGCATTGGCGTTGATGAGCGTGTTATCCTCGCTATCATTCTCCAAGAGAGTTCTGGCTATGTTGGTGTCGAGTGCACTGGTGGTGATGACTGTGGTTTGATGCAGTGCGAGGGCTGCCCATCATTCCAGGGCCAGAATGAGTTGCCTCAG TCGGATACCTCTGCCATGATTAACGGAGGTACTCAGCACTTCAAGGCTAATTTGGTGGACTTTGGTGACCTGTGGGATGTCTCATCTATCTACCCCGCGCTCCGTGAATACAACTCGGGCAGTGTCGACAACAACGACCTCAGTGTTGCCGCCGGCGGCTTCGGCGTACCTTGCTACGTCAGTGACATTGCTCGCCGTATGATGGGCCAAGTCTTTTAA
- a CDS encoding uncharacterized protein (CAZy:GH28~SECRETED:SignalP(1-19)), with translation MTKVSLLLRAFAASACVQAFVVPSAPAVTQGPKLEDRATTCTFSGSNGASSASKSQKSCATIVLSNVAVPSGVTLDLSDLNDGTTVIFEGTTTWGYKEWSGPLLQIEGNHITVQGASGAILNPDGARWWDGEGSNGGKTKPKFFAAHDLTSSTITNLNIKNTPVQAVSINGANGLTINGMTIDNSAGDSGGGHNTDGFDIGSSSNVVISGAKVYNQDDCVAVNSGTNITFSGGLCSGGHGLSIGSVGGRDDNTVQTVTFSNSQVTKSSNGIRIKATAGDTGTIKGVTYSGITLSSITSYGILIEQNYNGGDLHGSPTSGIPITNLILQNISGSGSVQSSATNIAIVCGSGACSNWTWNNVVVTGGKKYGSCQNVPSPASC, from the exons ATGACCAAGGTTTCGCTTCTCCTTAGAGCTTTTGCGGCTTCTGCTTGTGTTCAAGCTTTCGTCGTGCCTTCTGCCCCTGCAGTTACGCAAGGGCCAAAATTAGAAGATCGGGCTACAACTTGCACATTTTCCGGCTCAAATGGTGCATCTTCAGCGAGCAAGTCGCAGAAATCCTGCGCCACTATTGTGTTATCGAACGTTGCGGTTCCTTCTGGCGTGACGCTCGACCTCAGTGATCTAAATGATGGCACCACC GTCATTTTTGAGGGTACAACTACCTGGGGCTACAAGGAGTGGTCTGGCCCTCTGCTCCAAATTGAAGGTAATCATATCACCGTCCAAGGTGCCAGTGGTGCCATTTTAAACCCTGACGGCGCCCGCTGGTGGGACGGTGAAGGTAGCAACGGCGGCAAGACAAAGCCCAAGTTCTTCGCTGCTCATGATCTGACCTCGTCCACGATCACCAACTTGAATATCAAAAACACTCCTGTCCAAGCCGTTAGCATTAACGGTGCCAATGGATTAACCATCAATGGTATGACAATTGACAACAGTGCTGGTGATAGCGGCGGTGGCCATAACACCGACGGGTTTGATATCGGCTCTAGTTCGAACGTTGTGATTAGCGGGGCCAAGGTGTATAACCAGGACGATTGCGTTGCTGTCAATTCCGGCACG AACATTACCTTCAGTGGTGGTCTTTGCTCCGGTGGTCACGGTTTGTCAATCGGCAGTGTTGGCGGCCGAGACGACAACACCGTTCAGACAGTCACCTTTAGCAACTCACAGGTTACCAAATCATCAAACG GTATCCGCATCAAGGCAACTGCGGGAGATACTGGCACCATCAAGGGTGTTACCTACTCAGGCATTACTTTGTCATCTATTACTAG CTATGGCATTCTTATTGAGCAAAATTACAATGGCGGTGACCTTCATGGAAGCCCCACTAGCGGCATTCCCATCACCAACCTAATCCTCCAGAATATTTCTGGGAGTGGTAGTGTCCAGTCAAGCGCTACTAACATTGCTATTGTCTGTGGAAGTGGAGCTTGCTCTAATTGGACATGGAACAATGTTGTCGTTACTGGAGGAAAGAAATACGGCAGCTGCCAGAATGTACCGAGTCCTGCCTCTTGTTAA
- a CDS encoding uncharacterized protein (CAZy:GH11~SECRETED:SignalP(1-19)), with the protein MVPFSSLFAAFAGFTGVLAVPTGLGPSPSSGNITERGIHDFVLGLHNDVRRRASINYDQNYQTGGTVNYSPSSTGFSVNWNTQDDFVVGVGWGTGSTSPINFGGSFGVNSGTGLLSVYGWTTNPLVEYYIIESNSNFPTSGTVKGSVTSDGSSYTIWENTRVNEPSIQGTATFNQYISIRNSQRTSGTVTVENHFNAWKSLGLDLGTFNYQVIAIEGWGGSGSASQSVSN; encoded by the exons atggtcCCCTTCTCCAGCCTATTTGCGGCCTTCGCCGGCTTTACTGGAGTGTTGGCGGTGCCCACTGGCCTTGGTCCTTCGCCAAGCAGTGGAAACATTACAGAGCGTGGCATTCATGACTTTGTTCTTGGGCTTCACAATGATGTCCGTCGTCGCGCCAGCATCAACTACGACCAAAATTATCAAACTGGCGGAACTGTCAACTACTCTCCTTCTAGCACTGGATTTTCCGTTAATTGGAACACTCAGGATGACTTCGTCGTTGGCGTTGGCTGGGGAACTGGATCCACTTC CCCTATTAATTTTGGCGGTTCCTTTGGGGTTAACAGTGGAACAGGCCTGCTCTCTGTCTACGGTTGGACCACTAACCCACTTGTTGAATACTACATTATCGAGAGTAACTCGAACTTCCCTACATCGGGCACTGTGAAAGGATCTGTCACTAGTGATGGGTCATCTTACACAATATGGGAGAATACCCGTGTAAACGAGCCTTCCATCCAGGGCACAGCAACCTTTAACCAGTACATATCAATTCGAAATTCTCAGCGAACTAGCGGAACTGTGACGGTTGAGAATCACTTCAATGCCTGGAAGTCACTTGGTTTAGATCTTGGAACCTTTAACTATCAGGTTATTGCTATTGAGGGCTGGGGTGGCAGTGGTTCTGCATCTCAGAGTGTTAGCAATTAG
- a CDS encoding uncharacterized protein (EggNog:ENOG41~antiSMASH:Cluster_7.7~SECRETED:SignalP(1-20)~CAZy:GH16) codes for MAKFLNLLAIFAAVLPLTQAQSSFVDNCTTFNSALYMKANWAAGLGSVLSSNVNPSGGGVLNFEIPAGTHNGGEIVSKAQYSYGQVEAQFKVPNLPGVISSIFMYQGTSTSDEIDIEVYLNQGKWEIAFTIYRLGVKEWYHTYFPTWDPSAGYNDYMIDYQEAAISFYVNGALEAQFHTPSQQPTHAMNIQLNTWFPAWLNGAAASSTQFMQVNQISYTES; via the coding sequence ATGGCAAAATTTTTGAATTTGTTGGCAATTTTCGCCGCAGTTTTGCCCCTGACTCAAGCGCAATCCAGCTTTGTCGATAACTGCACTACATTTAACTCGGCCTTATACATGAAGGCCAACTGGGCTGCAGGTCTAGGTTCAGTGTTGTCTAGCAATGTAAACCCAAGTGGAGGAGGCGTTCTTAACTTTGAGATTCCTGCTGGCACCCATAATGGTGGTGAGATCGTTTCCAAGGCTCAATACTCCTATGGACAAGTCGAAGCTCAATTCAAAGTTCCAAATCTACCCGGAGTTATCTCTAGTATTTTTATGTATCAGGGTACTTCGACCAGCGATGAGATTGACATCGAGGTGTACTTGAATCAGGGTAAATGGGAGATTGCATTCACAATTTATCGCCTGGGAGTCAAGGAATGGTATCATACATACTTTCCAACCTGGGATCCGAGTGCTGGATACAACGATTACATGATTGACTACCAAGAAGCCGCTATCTCTTTCTACGTTAACGGCGCTTTGGAAGCACAGTTTCATACACCTTCGCAGCAACCAACTCATGCGATGAACATTCAGCTTAATACGTGGTTTCCTGCGTGGCTAAACGGCGCTGCGGCATCATCTACCCAGTTCATGCAAGTTAACCAGATATCATATACAGAATCCTAG
- a CDS encoding uncharacterized protein (EggNog:ENOG41~TransMembrane:11 (n2-13c20/21o30-50i62-81o87-108i120-144o150-170i222-247o267-287i308-329o335-356i368-389o401-420i)~SMCOG1106:major facilitator transporter~antiSMASH:Cluster_7.7) has protein sequence MITLVSPLSSSIFAPAVGNAADEFGVTSSILISLGVTAYLFGYGFGPLFLSPLSEMYGRRIILSLATSAFVLFHIGCALSPNFSSIIVFRLLAGLGGSGCLTIGGGVVSDLFEPENRGLAMAIFSAGPLFGPVLGPICGGFIAQNIGWRWVFWILTIVGGTLTIFVMIFNRETNPAIIIKRKTERLKKELDRADLRSYYDDSSKEKSKTARFLDRLTTPFQLLFRSPIISIVALYIAVIYGCLYLLFTTITEVFQDVYHWSEQLSGLAYIGLGLGFVAGQVAFGLLSDRVLILLKARNNDVFESEMRLPLTIPFSFFVPISFFWYGWSVQAHCHWIVPIIGLFPFAFGSIGIFASLQTYAIDSFPRYAASAIAAITVTRSFAGALLPLAGPPMYRALGYGWGNSLLGFITLALILMPVLFNRVGASLRKASPLLEAATK, from the exons ATGATTACCTTAGTTAG CCCACTATCGTCGTCTATTTTTGCTCCAGCAGTAGGAAATGCTGCAGATGAGTTTGGCGTTACATCGTCGATATTAATATCTCTGGGCGTCACTGCTTACTTATTTGGCTATGGT TTTGGCCCGTTGTTCTTGTCGCCCCTCAGCGAAATGTACGGACGTCGAATAATTCTTAGTCTGGCGACATCTGCTTTTGTTCTCTTCCATATTGGATGCGCTCTTTCTCCTAATTTCTCTTCCATTATCGTATTTCGACTACTCGCAGGCCTGGGAGGATCCGGGTGTCTGACGATTGGAGGCGGAGTTGTATCAGATCTATTCGAGCCCGAAAATCGGGGTCTTGCTATGGCTATATTTTCTGCTGGGCCGCTCTTCGGGCCTGTTTTAGGGCCAATATGTGGCGGGTTCATTGCACAAAACATAGGTTGGAGATGG GTCTTCTGGATTCTAACCATTGTAGGTGGAACGCTGACGATATTTGTCATGATCTTCAACCGTGAAACGAATCCCGCCATTATAATTAAGCGTAAAACAGAGCGCTTGAAGAAAGAACTCGATCGTGCGGATCTTCGCAGCTATTATGATGACTctagcaaagagaagagcaagacgGCACGTTTCCTAGACCGGCTTACAACTCCATTCCAACTGTTGTTTCGATCGCCCATCATCTCAATTGTGGCGTTATATATCGCGGTTATATATGGATGCTTGTATCTCCTCTTCACCACTATTACCGAAGTTTTCCAAGACGTATACCACTGGAGCGAACAGCTCAGCGGACTGGCTTATATTGGGTTGGGCTTGGGATTTGTCGCTGGTCAAGTCGCCTTTGGACTTTTAAGCGATAGAGTACTCATCTTGCTAAAAGCTCGCAACAATGATGTTTTCGAGTCCGAGATGCGCCTTCCTCTCACCATcccattttcattttttgtCCCTATATCGTTCTTTTGGTATGGATGGTCTGTCCAAGCTCATTGTCACTGGATTGTGCCTATTATCgggctttttccctttgcctTTGGTTCGATTGGAATCTTTGCGTCTCTACAGACGTACGCCATTGACTCTTTCCCTCGCTATGCTGCTTCTGCTATCGCAGCCATTACTGTCACTCGATCTTTTGCTGGCGCACTTCTCCCTCTTGCTGGTCCGCCGATGTATAGAGCACTAGGATATGGTTGGGGTAACTCATTGCTTGGTTTCATCACATTGGCGCTAATTTTGATGCCTGTTCTTTTTAATCGCGTGGGAGCATCTCTGAGAAAAGCGTCTCCTTTACTAGAGGCTGCGACTAAATGA
- a CDS encoding uncharacterized protein (SECRETED:SignalP(1-18)~antiSMASH:Cluster_7.7~MEROPS:MER0005329), producing MRFSSALQAAALLSLTSGRSIPGNHVVHEKRAVPRSSLHKRVSPDVVLPVRVGLKQNARALEQAEDWLMEVSHPGSSMYGKHWSPDEIIEAFKPSDEAVETVAAWLIKSGISKERITHSDNKVWLAFDATTEEVESLLHTEYFHDDQDRALVAAHEYHLPSHVSEHVDYITPGVKGTFMELRRRGKRSVNAESEHKSRRRQQHLKPLPELPKSWASSDLSTCDQVITPECLQALYGFKAPSPKAKVSKNNSLGIFEEGDYYAQQDFDKFFAQYAPSIPKGTHPILNSIDGGKAPVPVADAGGESNLDFELAYPIIYPQTTTLYQTDDTFYATSNSSTTGGILNTFFDAIDGSYCTYSAFGETGNDPKLDPKYPDPNPGGYKGKLMCGVYKPTNVITISYGVQESDLPAYYQQRQCNEFLKLGLQGVSIFVASGDTGVGGYPGQTQSDFYGCLRDDDVFSPTQPNSCPWLTNVGATKVYPGKTVHDPESAVFDPSPSFNFSSGGGFSNIFPTPKYQQGAVSNYFKHYNPPYPYYLDGKYENSTGIYNRNGRGIPDVAANGDNIAVWVGGKQGTSGGTSASSPIFASLVNRIVEERIKVGKGPLGFINPTLYANPGVLNDITNGTNPGCGTLGFNATKGWDPVTGLGTPNYPKMLDLFLSLP from the exons ATGCGCTTCTCTTCAGCCCTtcaggctgctgctctgctgaGCTTGACATCAGGCCGTTCTATCCCAGGAAACCATGTCGTCCACGAGAAACGTGCTGTACCGCGCTCAAGCTTGCATAAACGCGTTTCGCCCGATGTTGTGCTTCCCGTCCGAGTAGGCCTAAAGCAAAATGCGAGGGCATTGGAACAGGCAGAGGATTGGCTGATGGAAGTATCCCACCCCGGTTCTTCCATGTATGGAAAGCACTGGAGCCCAGATGAAATCATTGAAGCTTTCAAGCCTTCCGATGAGGCCGTTGAAACAGTGGCTGCTTGGTTAATCAAGTCTGGGATTTCCAAAGAAAGAATTACTCATAGTGATAACAAAGTTTGGCTGGCATTTGATGCCACTACGGAAGAAGTTGAGAGTTTGCTGCATACTGAATACTTCCACGATGACCAAGACAGGGCTCTAGTTGCTGCCCACGAGTATCATCTGCCAAGCCATGTCTCGGAACATGTCGATTATATCACCCCTGGAGTCAAGGGAACATTTATGGAGCTCCGCCGAAGAGGCAAGAGATCAGTGAACGCCGAGTCCGAACACAAATCCCGCCGTCGCCAACAGCATCTGAAGCCTTTGCCTGAGCTACCAAAAAGCTGGGCATCAAGCGATCTCTCAACTTGTGATCAAGTCATAACACCTGAATGCTTGCAAGCACTTTATGGCTTCAAGGCACCCAGTCCTAAAGCTAAAGTTAGCAAGAATAACTCTCTCGGCATCTTCGAAGAAGGTGACTACTATGCACAGCAGGACTTTGACAAGTTTTTCGCCCAGTATGCTCCCAGCATTCCCAAGGGCACACACCCAATTTTGAACTCAATCGACGGTGGCAAAGCTCCTGTGCCAGTGGCCGACGCTGGTGGTGAAAGCAATCTCGACTTTGAGCTCGCATATCCCATCATCTACCCGCAGACCACAACGCTCTATCAGACCGATGACACTTTTTATGCTACGTCTAATTCTTCCACAACTGGCGGAATTCTCAACACATTCTTCGATGCTATTGATGGCTCCTACTGTACATACTCAGCTTTTGGAGAGACAGGCAATGATCCCAAACTGGATCCAAAATATCCCGACCCTAATCCCGGTGGCTACAAGGGCAAATTAATGTGCGGAGTCTACAAGCCTACCAACGTTATCACAATCTCGTATGGTGTGCAAGAGAGCGATCTCCCAGCTTATTACCAGCAGCGTCAATGCAATGAGTTTTTGAAACTTGGCCTACAAGGTGTTTCGATCTTTGTGGCCAGCGGCGATACCGGAGTTGGTGGATATCCTGGACAGACCCAATCGGACTTCTATGGGTGCTTACGCGACGACGATGTATTCTCACCTACCCAGCCCAACAGCTGCCCGTGGTTGACGAATGTGGGAGCCACCAAGGTCTACCCCGGCAAGACTGTCCACGACCCAGAGAGTGCTGTCTTTGACCCCAGCCCGTCATTCAACTTTAGCAGTGGTGGT GGCTTCTCAAACATTTTCCCCACCCCTAAATACCAGCAGGGAGCTGTTAGCAACTACTTCAAACACTATAACCCACCGTACCCATACTACCTGGACGGAAAGTATGAAAACAGCACGGGTATCTACAACCGTAACGGCCGAGGTATTCCTGATGTGGCTGCCAACGGTGACAATATTGCGGTCTGGGTCGGTGGCAAACAAGGAACATCCGGAGGCACTTCTGCGTCATCTCCCATTTTCGCATCCCTCGTGAACCGTATTGTTGAAGAGCGCATTAAAGTTGGCAAGGGGCCATTGGGCTTCATTAACCCAACATTATATGCTAATCCCGGAGTTTTGAACGATATCACCAATGGAACCAATCCTGGCTGCGGTACCCTTGGATTTAATGCCACCAAAGGGTGGGATCCTGTTACAGGATTGGGCACCCCAAATTACCCAAAGATGCTTGACCTGTTCCTGAGCTTGCCTTGA